A part of Onthophagus taurus isolate NC chromosome 7, IU_Otau_3.0, whole genome shotgun sequence genomic DNA contains:
- the LOC111422759 gene encoding homeobox protein prospero isoform X1, translating into MMSSEEETEFGLYADKLLKKTKRTRQRVDAGEPRNSYSSIPNFSSRPTFLGSGSNIYGAIFTQQQQFGLFGPGFAPAKMLNELLGRQKSDANGGNVQSEGEDGKFDSVIRCDGSPPSNEQLAHHMLRDILQGRKHDLMALDHELRNGQDHIINNNNNDLKAEPADRGEVESSKEAESVERQEMMEEALNGMETESLPSPKVEPASPAKPEDAKKARVENIVSGMRSSPAPLQVNGCKKRKLYQPQQHDSTAERYIDDEEDESEPIRQKRVEKNALKSQLRTMQEQLAEMQQKYVQLCTRMEQNSEESQEVEEIPSDSEQSKRSAPPSPVTTSVTPIPQPPPSLTQQVSKMKISPPTPHYHNGLLHEHPHMSNAAAMYLGVSHKLLMEQEARMAKEVAAATASSNESQHSNPPPHHNHHHHHKENAFAERLSMMRNVTPTGTDLEGLADALKTEITSSLSNLIDTIVTRFLHQRRCKQSDAAASAEQLNKDLLMASQLLDRKSPRTKVSERPQAPPPTSSSQMVNGNHPPMMPVHSMGMQKPSDMHIRPPMFQPPKPPGISQAALYGMNHPFCVAKQPENPEQNEALSLVVTPKKKRHKVTDTRITPRTVSRILGQDGIGMSPAPMEQSCASPRPPPYHQPPPMLPVSLPTSVAIPNPGLHESQVFSPYSPFFHGPSHGHHMAMPASASPPRMHKMERESPPIHHPPTLLHPALLAAAQHGGSPDYGHMRAPSGGMNMDNGDRNSDCNSGDISYDGMQPTISFLYKIMPEHSSTLTPMHLRKAKLMFFWVRYPSSAVLKMYFPDIKFNKNNTAQLVKWFSNFREFYYIQMEKYARQAVSEGVKSADDLHVGGDSELYRVLNLHYNRNNHIEVCGPQVPSNFRFVVEQTLREFFKAIQEGRDAEQSWKKSIYKIISRLDDPVPEYFKSPNFLEQLE; encoded by the exons ATGATGTCATCGGAGGAGGAGACAGAGTTCGGTTTGTACGCAGATAAACTCCTGAAGAAAACTAAAAGAACCAGACAGCGTGTGGACGCCGGAGAACCGCGCAACAGCTACTCCTCGATACCAAACTTTAGTTCGAGACCGACGTTTCTCGGGAGCGGCAGCAACATTTACGGCGCGATTTTTACGCAACAGCAACAGTTCGGTTTATTCGGGCCGGGGTTCGCGCCGGCTAAGATGTTAAACGAGCTCCTGGGGAGGCAAAAATCGGATGCGAACGGAGGTAACGTGCAAAGTGAGGGCGAAGACGGGAAATTTGATTCGGTGATCAGGTGTGACGGGAGCCCGCCCTCGAACGAACAACTAGCCCATCACATGCTAAGGGATATTCTTCAGGGACGTAAACACGATCTGATGGCACTGGACCACGAGCTCAGGAACGGCCAGGATCATATTATCAACAATAACAACAACGATCTTAAAGCGGAGCCCGCGGACCGAGGGGAAGTAGAGTCCTCAAAAGAAGCCGAGTCGGTAGAGCGACAAGAGATGATGGAAGAAGCACTAAACGGTATGGAGACCGAATCGCTTCCATCGCCGAAAGTAGAACCAGCCAGTCCGGCTAAACCGGAAGACGCAAAAAAGGCGCGTGTCGAAAACATCGTATCAGGGATGCGCTCGAGTCCAGCACCACTACAAGTGAACGGGTGCAAAAAACGTAAGCTTTACCAACCGCAACAACACGACAGCACAGCAGAAAGGTACATCGACGACGAAGAGGACGAATCAGAACCGATTAGACAGAAACGCGTAGAAAAAAACGCtttaaaatcacaattaaGGACAATGCAAGAACAACTAGCGGAAATGCAACAAAAATATGTGCAATTGTGTACACGAATGGAACAAAATTCCGAGGAAAGCCAAGAAGTCGAAGAAATCCCCAGTGATAGTGAACAAAGTAAACGATCGGCGCCACCATCTCCGGTTACCACCTCGGTGACGCCCATTCCTCAACCACCTCCCTCATTAACGCAACAGGTGAGCAAAATGAAGATAAGCCCACCGACGCCTCATTACCATAACGGACTATTACACGAACACCCACACATGAGCAACGCGGCTGCTATGTACCTAGGGGTAAGTCACAAATTGTTAATGGAACAAGAAGCGCGCATGGCTAAAGAAGTCGCTGCGGCAACCGCGTCCAGCAACGAATCTCAACATAGCAATCCTCCACCACATCATAATCATCACCATCATCATAAAGAAAACGCGTTCGCCGAACGTTTAAGCATGATGAGAAATGTAACACCCACCGGAACGGACTTAGAGGGATTAGCGGACGCcctcaaaacagaaataaCCTCTTCGTTATCTAACCTCATCGATACAATAGTAACAAGATTTTTACATCAAAGGAGGTGTAAACAATCGGACGCTGCTGCGTCGGCGGAACAGTTAAATAAAGACCTCTTAATGGCCTCGCAATTACTAGATAGGAAGTCACCAAGAACCAAAGTATCGGAAAGACCGCAAGCGCCACCACCGACGTCAAGCAGTCAAATGGTAAACGGAAACCACCCGCCGATGATGCCAGTCCATAGCATGGGTATGCAAAAACCGTCTGATATGCACATACGACCTCCAATGTTTCAACCACCTAAACCACCAGGTATCAGTCAAGCCGCCCTTTACGGTATGAATCATCCGTTTTGTGTTGCGAAACAACCGGAAAACCCCGAACAAAATGAAGCGTTAAGTTTGGTCGTAACACCAAAGAAAAAACGACACAAGGTGACCGATACCAGAATAACACCACGAACGGTTAGTAGGATTTTGGGACAAGATGGTATCGGAATGTCACCGGCTCCGATGGAACAATCTTGTGCGTCACCTAGGCCGCCACCTTATCATCAACCGCCACCAATGTTGCCCGTATCTTTACCTACATCTGTGGCAATTCCAAACCCAGGACTTCATGAATCTCAGGTCTTTTCACCGTACAGCCCATTTTTCCACGGACCAAGTCACGGACATCACATGGCCATGCCG gcgTCAGCATCACCACCAAGGATGCACAAAATGGAACGAGAATCACCGCCAATTCACCATCCCCCAACGCTTCTTCATCCTGCTTTATTAGCAGCTGCTCAACACGGTGGTTCCCCAGATTACGGTCACATGAGGGCGCCTTCAGGAGGAATGAATATGGATAACGGCGATAGGAACAGCGATTGCAATTCAGGAGACATCTCGTACGACGGGATGCAGCCTACAATAtcctttttatacaaaataatgcccgaa CACTCGTCAACATTGACACCAATGCACCTCAGAAAAGCGAAGTTGATGTTCTTCTGGGTTAGATATCCCAGTTCGGCCGTGCTGAAGATGTACTTCCCGGACATcaagttcaataaaaacaacacTGCCCAGTTGGTCAAATGGTTCTCCAACTTCAG GGAATTCTATTACATTCAAATGGAGAAATATGCAAGGCAGGCTGTTTCTGAAGGTGTTAAAAGTGCAGACGATCTTCACGTGGGTGGCGATTCAGAACTTTACCGAGTCCTTAATCTTCACTACAACAGAAATAATCACATCGAGGTATGCGGCCCACAG gtACCATCGAACTTTAGGTTCGTGGTAGAACAAACGTTACGGGAATTCTTCAAAGCGATCCAAGAGGGTAGAGACGCGGAACAGTCGTGGAAAAAGTCTATCTATAAGATAATTTCCAGGCTGGATGATCCGGTACCGGAGTACTTTAAGTCTCCAAACTTTTTGGAACAATTGGAGTGA
- the LOC111422759 gene encoding homeobox protein prospero isoform X2: protein MMSSEEETEFGLYADKLLKKTKRTRQRVDAGEPRNSYSSIPNFSSRPTFLGSGSNIYGAIFTQQQQFGLFGPGFAPAKMLNELLGRQKSDANGGNVQSEGEDGKFDSVIRCDGSPPSNEQLAHHMLRDILQGRKHDLMALDHELRNGQDHIINNNNNDLKAEPADRGEVESSKEAESVERQEMMEEALNGMETESLPSPKVEPASPAKPEDAKKARVENIVSGMRSSPAPLQVNGCKKRKLYQPQQHDSTAERYIDDEEDESEPIRQKRVEKNALKSQLRTMQEQLAEMQQKYVQLCTRMEQNSEESQEVEEIPSDSEQSKRSAPPSPVTTSVTPIPQPPPSLTQQVSKMKISPPTPHYHNGLLHEHPHMSNAAAMYLGVSHKLLMEQEARMAKEVAAATASSNESQHSNPPPHHNHHHHHKENAFAERLSMMRNVTPTGTDLEGLADALKTEITSSLSNLIDTIVTRFLHQRRCKQSDAAASAEQLNKDLLMASQLLDRKSPRTKVSERPQAPPPTSSSQMVNGNHPPMMPVHSMGMQKPSDMHIRPPMFQPPKPPGISQAALYGMNHPFCVAKQPENPEQNEALSLVVTPKKKRHKVTDTRITPRTVSRILGQDGIGMSPAPMEQSCASPRPPPYHQPPPMLPVSLPTSVAIPNPGLHESQVFSPYSPFFHGPSHGHHMAMPASASPPRMHKMERESPPIHHPPTLLHPALLAAAQHGGSPDYGHMRAPSGGMNMDNGDRNSDCNSGDISYDGMQPTISFLYKIMPEHSSTLTPMHLRKAKLMFFWVRYPSSAVLKMYFPDIKFNKNNTAQLVKWFSNFREFYYIQMEKYARQAVSEGVKSADDLHVGGDSELYRVLNLHYNRNNHIEVPSNFRFVVEQTLREFFKAIQEGRDAEQSWKKSIYKIISRLDDPVPEYFKSPNFLEQLE from the exons ATGATGTCATCGGAGGAGGAGACAGAGTTCGGTTTGTACGCAGATAAACTCCTGAAGAAAACTAAAAGAACCAGACAGCGTGTGGACGCCGGAGAACCGCGCAACAGCTACTCCTCGATACCAAACTTTAGTTCGAGACCGACGTTTCTCGGGAGCGGCAGCAACATTTACGGCGCGATTTTTACGCAACAGCAACAGTTCGGTTTATTCGGGCCGGGGTTCGCGCCGGCTAAGATGTTAAACGAGCTCCTGGGGAGGCAAAAATCGGATGCGAACGGAGGTAACGTGCAAAGTGAGGGCGAAGACGGGAAATTTGATTCGGTGATCAGGTGTGACGGGAGCCCGCCCTCGAACGAACAACTAGCCCATCACATGCTAAGGGATATTCTTCAGGGACGTAAACACGATCTGATGGCACTGGACCACGAGCTCAGGAACGGCCAGGATCATATTATCAACAATAACAACAACGATCTTAAAGCGGAGCCCGCGGACCGAGGGGAAGTAGAGTCCTCAAAAGAAGCCGAGTCGGTAGAGCGACAAGAGATGATGGAAGAAGCACTAAACGGTATGGAGACCGAATCGCTTCCATCGCCGAAAGTAGAACCAGCCAGTCCGGCTAAACCGGAAGACGCAAAAAAGGCGCGTGTCGAAAACATCGTATCAGGGATGCGCTCGAGTCCAGCACCACTACAAGTGAACGGGTGCAAAAAACGTAAGCTTTACCAACCGCAACAACACGACAGCACAGCAGAAAGGTACATCGACGACGAAGAGGACGAATCAGAACCGATTAGACAGAAACGCGTAGAAAAAAACGCtttaaaatcacaattaaGGACAATGCAAGAACAACTAGCGGAAATGCAACAAAAATATGTGCAATTGTGTACACGAATGGAACAAAATTCCGAGGAAAGCCAAGAAGTCGAAGAAATCCCCAGTGATAGTGAACAAAGTAAACGATCGGCGCCACCATCTCCGGTTACCACCTCGGTGACGCCCATTCCTCAACCACCTCCCTCATTAACGCAACAGGTGAGCAAAATGAAGATAAGCCCACCGACGCCTCATTACCATAACGGACTATTACACGAACACCCACACATGAGCAACGCGGCTGCTATGTACCTAGGGGTAAGTCACAAATTGTTAATGGAACAAGAAGCGCGCATGGCTAAAGAAGTCGCTGCGGCAACCGCGTCCAGCAACGAATCTCAACATAGCAATCCTCCACCACATCATAATCATCACCATCATCATAAAGAAAACGCGTTCGCCGAACGTTTAAGCATGATGAGAAATGTAACACCCACCGGAACGGACTTAGAGGGATTAGCGGACGCcctcaaaacagaaataaCCTCTTCGTTATCTAACCTCATCGATACAATAGTAACAAGATTTTTACATCAAAGGAGGTGTAAACAATCGGACGCTGCTGCGTCGGCGGAACAGTTAAATAAAGACCTCTTAATGGCCTCGCAATTACTAGATAGGAAGTCACCAAGAACCAAAGTATCGGAAAGACCGCAAGCGCCACCACCGACGTCAAGCAGTCAAATGGTAAACGGAAACCACCCGCCGATGATGCCAGTCCATAGCATGGGTATGCAAAAACCGTCTGATATGCACATACGACCTCCAATGTTTCAACCACCTAAACCACCAGGTATCAGTCAAGCCGCCCTTTACGGTATGAATCATCCGTTTTGTGTTGCGAAACAACCGGAAAACCCCGAACAAAATGAAGCGTTAAGTTTGGTCGTAACACCAAAGAAAAAACGACACAAGGTGACCGATACCAGAATAACACCACGAACGGTTAGTAGGATTTTGGGACAAGATGGTATCGGAATGTCACCGGCTCCGATGGAACAATCTTGTGCGTCACCTAGGCCGCCACCTTATCATCAACCGCCACCAATGTTGCCCGTATCTTTACCTACATCTGTGGCAATTCCAAACCCAGGACTTCATGAATCTCAGGTCTTTTCACCGTACAGCCCATTTTTCCACGGACCAAGTCACGGACATCACATGGCCATGCCG gcgTCAGCATCACCACCAAGGATGCACAAAATGGAACGAGAATCACCGCCAATTCACCATCCCCCAACGCTTCTTCATCCTGCTTTATTAGCAGCTGCTCAACACGGTGGTTCCCCAGATTACGGTCACATGAGGGCGCCTTCAGGAGGAATGAATATGGATAACGGCGATAGGAACAGCGATTGCAATTCAGGAGACATCTCGTACGACGGGATGCAGCCTACAATAtcctttttatacaaaataatgcccgaa CACTCGTCAACATTGACACCAATGCACCTCAGAAAAGCGAAGTTGATGTTCTTCTGGGTTAGATATCCCAGTTCGGCCGTGCTGAAGATGTACTTCCCGGACATcaagttcaataaaaacaacacTGCCCAGTTGGTCAAATGGTTCTCCAACTTCAG GGAATTCTATTACATTCAAATGGAGAAATATGCAAGGCAGGCTGTTTCTGAAGGTGTTAAAAGTGCAGACGATCTTCACGTGGGTGGCGATTCAGAACTTTACCGAGTCCTTAATCTTCACTACAACAGAAATAATCACATCGAG gtACCATCGAACTTTAGGTTCGTGGTAGAACAAACGTTACGGGAATTCTTCAAAGCGATCCAAGAGGGTAGAGACGCGGAACAGTCGTGGAAAAAGTCTATCTATAAGATAATTTCCAGGCTGGATGATCCGGTACCGGAGTACTTTAAGTCTCCAAACTTTTTGGAACAATTGGAGTGA
- the LOC111422759 gene encoding homeobox protein prospero isoform X4 → MMSSEEETEFGLYADKLLKKTKRTRQRVDAGEPRNSYSSIPNFSSRPTFLGSGSNIYGAIFTQQQQFGLFGPGFAPAKMLNELLGRQKSDANGGNVQSEGEDGKFDSVIRCDGSPPSNEQLAHHMLRDILQGRKHDLMALDHELRNGQDHIINNNNNDLKAEPADRGEVESSKEAESVERQEMMEEALNGMETESLPSPKVEPASPAKPEDAKKARVENIVSGMRSSPAPLQVNGCKKRKLYQPQQHDSTAERYIDDEEDESEPIRQKRVEKNALKSQLRTMQEQLAEMQQKYVQLCTRMEQNSEESQEVEEIPSDSEQSKRSAPPSPVTTSVTPIPQPPPSLTQQVSKMKISPPTPHYHNGLLHEHPHMSNAAAMYLGVSHKLLMEQEARMAKEVAAATASSNESQHSNPPPHHNHHHHHKENAFAERLSMMRNVTPTGTDLEGLADALKTEITSSLSNLIDTIVTRFLHQRRCKQSDAAASAEQLNKDLLMASQLLDRKSPRTKVSERPQAPPPTSSSQMVNGNHPPMMPVHSMGMQKPSDMHIRPPMFQPPKPPGISQAALYGMNHPFCVAKQPENPEQNEALSLVVTPKKKRHKVTDTRITPRTVSRILGQDGIGMSPAPMEQSCASPRPPPYHQPPPMLPVSLPTSVAIPNPGLHESQVFSPYSPFFHGPSHGHHMAMPASASPPRMHKMERESPPIHHPPTLLHPALLAAAQHGGSPDYGHMRAPSGGMNMDNGDRNSDCNSGDISYDGMQPTSSTLTPMHLRKAKLMFFWVRYPSSAVLKMYFPDIKFNKNNTAQLVKWFSNFREFYYIQMEKYARQAVSEGVKSADDLHVGGDSELYRVLNLHYNRNNHIEVPSNFRFVVEQTLREFFKAIQEGRDAEQSWKKSIYKIISRLDDPVPEYFKSPNFLEQLE, encoded by the exons ATGATGTCATCGGAGGAGGAGACAGAGTTCGGTTTGTACGCAGATAAACTCCTGAAGAAAACTAAAAGAACCAGACAGCGTGTGGACGCCGGAGAACCGCGCAACAGCTACTCCTCGATACCAAACTTTAGTTCGAGACCGACGTTTCTCGGGAGCGGCAGCAACATTTACGGCGCGATTTTTACGCAACAGCAACAGTTCGGTTTATTCGGGCCGGGGTTCGCGCCGGCTAAGATGTTAAACGAGCTCCTGGGGAGGCAAAAATCGGATGCGAACGGAGGTAACGTGCAAAGTGAGGGCGAAGACGGGAAATTTGATTCGGTGATCAGGTGTGACGGGAGCCCGCCCTCGAACGAACAACTAGCCCATCACATGCTAAGGGATATTCTTCAGGGACGTAAACACGATCTGATGGCACTGGACCACGAGCTCAGGAACGGCCAGGATCATATTATCAACAATAACAACAACGATCTTAAAGCGGAGCCCGCGGACCGAGGGGAAGTAGAGTCCTCAAAAGAAGCCGAGTCGGTAGAGCGACAAGAGATGATGGAAGAAGCACTAAACGGTATGGAGACCGAATCGCTTCCATCGCCGAAAGTAGAACCAGCCAGTCCGGCTAAACCGGAAGACGCAAAAAAGGCGCGTGTCGAAAACATCGTATCAGGGATGCGCTCGAGTCCAGCACCACTACAAGTGAACGGGTGCAAAAAACGTAAGCTTTACCAACCGCAACAACACGACAGCACAGCAGAAAGGTACATCGACGACGAAGAGGACGAATCAGAACCGATTAGACAGAAACGCGTAGAAAAAAACGCtttaaaatcacaattaaGGACAATGCAAGAACAACTAGCGGAAATGCAACAAAAATATGTGCAATTGTGTACACGAATGGAACAAAATTCCGAGGAAAGCCAAGAAGTCGAAGAAATCCCCAGTGATAGTGAACAAAGTAAACGATCGGCGCCACCATCTCCGGTTACCACCTCGGTGACGCCCATTCCTCAACCACCTCCCTCATTAACGCAACAGGTGAGCAAAATGAAGATAAGCCCACCGACGCCTCATTACCATAACGGACTATTACACGAACACCCACACATGAGCAACGCGGCTGCTATGTACCTAGGGGTAAGTCACAAATTGTTAATGGAACAAGAAGCGCGCATGGCTAAAGAAGTCGCTGCGGCAACCGCGTCCAGCAACGAATCTCAACATAGCAATCCTCCACCACATCATAATCATCACCATCATCATAAAGAAAACGCGTTCGCCGAACGTTTAAGCATGATGAGAAATGTAACACCCACCGGAACGGACTTAGAGGGATTAGCGGACGCcctcaaaacagaaataaCCTCTTCGTTATCTAACCTCATCGATACAATAGTAACAAGATTTTTACATCAAAGGAGGTGTAAACAATCGGACGCTGCTGCGTCGGCGGAACAGTTAAATAAAGACCTCTTAATGGCCTCGCAATTACTAGATAGGAAGTCACCAAGAACCAAAGTATCGGAAAGACCGCAAGCGCCACCACCGACGTCAAGCAGTCAAATGGTAAACGGAAACCACCCGCCGATGATGCCAGTCCATAGCATGGGTATGCAAAAACCGTCTGATATGCACATACGACCTCCAATGTTTCAACCACCTAAACCACCAGGTATCAGTCAAGCCGCCCTTTACGGTATGAATCATCCGTTTTGTGTTGCGAAACAACCGGAAAACCCCGAACAAAATGAAGCGTTAAGTTTGGTCGTAACACCAAAGAAAAAACGACACAAGGTGACCGATACCAGAATAACACCACGAACGGTTAGTAGGATTTTGGGACAAGATGGTATCGGAATGTCACCGGCTCCGATGGAACAATCTTGTGCGTCACCTAGGCCGCCACCTTATCATCAACCGCCACCAATGTTGCCCGTATCTTTACCTACATCTGTGGCAATTCCAAACCCAGGACTTCATGAATCTCAGGTCTTTTCACCGTACAGCCCATTTTTCCACGGACCAAGTCACGGACATCACATGGCCATGCCG gcgTCAGCATCACCACCAAGGATGCACAAAATGGAACGAGAATCACCGCCAATTCACCATCCCCCAACGCTTCTTCATCCTGCTTTATTAGCAGCTGCTCAACACGGTGGTTCCCCAGATTACGGTCACATGAGGGCGCCTTCAGGAGGAATGAATATGGATAACGGCGATAGGAACAGCGATTGCAATTCAGGAGACATCTCGTACGACGGGATGCAGCCTACA TCGTCAACATTGACACCAATGCACCTCAGAAAAGCGAAGTTGATGTTCTTCTGGGTTAGATATCCCAGTTCGGCCGTGCTGAAGATGTACTTCCCGGACATcaagttcaataaaaacaacacTGCCCAGTTGGTCAAATGGTTCTCCAACTTCAG GGAATTCTATTACATTCAAATGGAGAAATATGCAAGGCAGGCTGTTTCTGAAGGTGTTAAAAGTGCAGACGATCTTCACGTGGGTGGCGATTCAGAACTTTACCGAGTCCTTAATCTTCACTACAACAGAAATAATCACATCGAG gtACCATCGAACTTTAGGTTCGTGGTAGAACAAACGTTACGGGAATTCTTCAAAGCGATCCAAGAGGGTAGAGACGCGGAACAGTCGTGGAAAAAGTCTATCTATAAGATAATTTCCAGGCTGGATGATCCGGTACCGGAGTACTTTAAGTCTCCAAACTTTTTGGAACAATTGGAGTGA
- the LOC111422759 gene encoding homeobox protein prospero isoform X3 has protein sequence MMSSEEETEFGLYADKLLKKTKRTRQRVDAGEPRNSYSSIPNFSSRPTFLGSGSNIYGAIFTQQQQFGLFGPGFAPAKMLNELLGRQKSDANGGNVQSEGEDGKFDSVIRCDGSPPSNEQLAHHMLRDILQGRKHDLMALDHELRNGQDHIINNNNNDLKAEPADRGEVESSKEAESVERQEMMEEALNGMETESLPSPKVEPASPAKPEDAKKARVENIVSGMRSSPAPLQVNGCKKRKLYQPQQHDSTAERYIDDEEDESEPIRQKRVEKNALKSQLRTMQEQLAEMQQKYVQLCTRMEQNSEESQEVEEIPSDSEQSKRSAPPSPVTTSVTPIPQPPPSLTQQVSKMKISPPTPHYHNGLLHEHPHMSNAAAMYLGVSHKLLMEQEARMAKEVAAATASSNESQHSNPPPHHNHHHHHKENAFAERLSMMRNVTPTGTDLEGLADALKTEITSSLSNLIDTIVTRFLHQRRCKQSDAAASAEQLNKDLLMASQLLDRKSPRTKVSERPQAPPPTSSSQMVNGNHPPMMPVHSMGMQKPSDMHIRPPMFQPPKPPGISQAALYGMNHPFCVAKQPENPEQNEALSLVVTPKKKRHKVTDTRITPRTVSRILGQDGIGMSPAPMEQSCASPRPPPYHQPPPMLPVSLPTSVAIPNPGLHESQVFSPYSPFFHGPSHGHHMAMPASASPPRMHKMERESPPIHHPPTLLHPALLAAAQHGGSPDYGHMRAPSGGMNMDNGDRNSDCNSGDISYDGMQPTSSTLTPMHLRKAKLMFFWVRYPSSAVLKMYFPDIKFNKNNTAQLVKWFSNFREFYYIQMEKYARQAVSEGVKSADDLHVGGDSELYRVLNLHYNRNNHIEVCGPQVPSNFRFVVEQTLREFFKAIQEGRDAEQSWKKSIYKIISRLDDPVPEYFKSPNFLEQLE, from the exons ATGATGTCATCGGAGGAGGAGACAGAGTTCGGTTTGTACGCAGATAAACTCCTGAAGAAAACTAAAAGAACCAGACAGCGTGTGGACGCCGGAGAACCGCGCAACAGCTACTCCTCGATACCAAACTTTAGTTCGAGACCGACGTTTCTCGGGAGCGGCAGCAACATTTACGGCGCGATTTTTACGCAACAGCAACAGTTCGGTTTATTCGGGCCGGGGTTCGCGCCGGCTAAGATGTTAAACGAGCTCCTGGGGAGGCAAAAATCGGATGCGAACGGAGGTAACGTGCAAAGTGAGGGCGAAGACGGGAAATTTGATTCGGTGATCAGGTGTGACGGGAGCCCGCCCTCGAACGAACAACTAGCCCATCACATGCTAAGGGATATTCTTCAGGGACGTAAACACGATCTGATGGCACTGGACCACGAGCTCAGGAACGGCCAGGATCATATTATCAACAATAACAACAACGATCTTAAAGCGGAGCCCGCGGACCGAGGGGAAGTAGAGTCCTCAAAAGAAGCCGAGTCGGTAGAGCGACAAGAGATGATGGAAGAAGCACTAAACGGTATGGAGACCGAATCGCTTCCATCGCCGAAAGTAGAACCAGCCAGTCCGGCTAAACCGGAAGACGCAAAAAAGGCGCGTGTCGAAAACATCGTATCAGGGATGCGCTCGAGTCCAGCACCACTACAAGTGAACGGGTGCAAAAAACGTAAGCTTTACCAACCGCAACAACACGACAGCACAGCAGAAAGGTACATCGACGACGAAGAGGACGAATCAGAACCGATTAGACAGAAACGCGTAGAAAAAAACGCtttaaaatcacaattaaGGACAATGCAAGAACAACTAGCGGAAATGCAACAAAAATATGTGCAATTGTGTACACGAATGGAACAAAATTCCGAGGAAAGCCAAGAAGTCGAAGAAATCCCCAGTGATAGTGAACAAAGTAAACGATCGGCGCCACCATCTCCGGTTACCACCTCGGTGACGCCCATTCCTCAACCACCTCCCTCATTAACGCAACAGGTGAGCAAAATGAAGATAAGCCCACCGACGCCTCATTACCATAACGGACTATTACACGAACACCCACACATGAGCAACGCGGCTGCTATGTACCTAGGGGTAAGTCACAAATTGTTAATGGAACAAGAAGCGCGCATGGCTAAAGAAGTCGCTGCGGCAACCGCGTCCAGCAACGAATCTCAACATAGCAATCCTCCACCACATCATAATCATCACCATCATCATAAAGAAAACGCGTTCGCCGAACGTTTAAGCATGATGAGAAATGTAACACCCACCGGAACGGACTTAGAGGGATTAGCGGACGCcctcaaaacagaaataaCCTCTTCGTTATCTAACCTCATCGATACAATAGTAACAAGATTTTTACATCAAAGGAGGTGTAAACAATCGGACGCTGCTGCGTCGGCGGAACAGTTAAATAAAGACCTCTTAATGGCCTCGCAATTACTAGATAGGAAGTCACCAAGAACCAAAGTATCGGAAAGACCGCAAGCGCCACCACCGACGTCAAGCAGTCAAATGGTAAACGGAAACCACCCGCCGATGATGCCAGTCCATAGCATGGGTATGCAAAAACCGTCTGATATGCACATACGACCTCCAATGTTTCAACCACCTAAACCACCAGGTATCAGTCAAGCCGCCCTTTACGGTATGAATCATCCGTTTTGTGTTGCGAAACAACCGGAAAACCCCGAACAAAATGAAGCGTTAAGTTTGGTCGTAACACCAAAGAAAAAACGACACAAGGTGACCGATACCAGAATAACACCACGAACGGTTAGTAGGATTTTGGGACAAGATGGTATCGGAATGTCACCGGCTCCGATGGAACAATCTTGTGCGTCACCTAGGCCGCCACCTTATCATCAACCGCCACCAATGTTGCCCGTATCTTTACCTACATCTGTGGCAATTCCAAACCCAGGACTTCATGAATCTCAGGTCTTTTCACCGTACAGCCCATTTTTCCACGGACCAAGTCACGGACATCACATGGCCATGCCG gcgTCAGCATCACCACCAAGGATGCACAAAATGGAACGAGAATCACCGCCAATTCACCATCCCCCAACGCTTCTTCATCCTGCTTTATTAGCAGCTGCTCAACACGGTGGTTCCCCAGATTACGGTCACATGAGGGCGCCTTCAGGAGGAATGAATATGGATAACGGCGATAGGAACAGCGATTGCAATTCAGGAGACATCTCGTACGACGGGATGCAGCCTACA TCGTCAACATTGACACCAATGCACCTCAGAAAAGCGAAGTTGATGTTCTTCTGGGTTAGATATCCCAGTTCGGCCGTGCTGAAGATGTACTTCCCGGACATcaagttcaataaaaacaacacTGCCCAGTTGGTCAAATGGTTCTCCAACTTCAG GGAATTCTATTACATTCAAATGGAGAAATATGCAAGGCAGGCTGTTTCTGAAGGTGTTAAAAGTGCAGACGATCTTCACGTGGGTGGCGATTCAGAACTTTACCGAGTCCTTAATCTTCACTACAACAGAAATAATCACATCGAGGTATGCGGCCCACAG gtACCATCGAACTTTAGGTTCGTGGTAGAACAAACGTTACGGGAATTCTTCAAAGCGATCCAAGAGGGTAGAGACGCGGAACAGTCGTGGAAAAAGTCTATCTATAAGATAATTTCCAGGCTGGATGATCCGGTACCGGAGTACTTTAAGTCTCCAAACTTTTTGGAACAATTGGAGTGA